The following is a genomic window from Flavobacteriales bacterium.
ATGGAAAGGCCAAGATGCTGAACGTGCTGACCCCCCACGGGAAGTGGCACATTCACAGCACGTATGGAGACACCCTGCGCATGCTCACCCTCTCGCGCGGCATGGAGCCCTGCTGGATCAGTGAGGAGGACGCCAAGGCCATCGGGATCAAGGACAACGACTGGGTGGAGGTGTACAACGACCACGGCGTGTACTGCACCCGTGCGTGCGTCAGCGCGCGCATACCCCGTGGTGTGTGCATCGTGTACCACAGCCCGGAGCGCACCTACACCGTGCCCAAATCGCAGATCCGCGGCGGGCGCCGTGCCGGGGGCCACAACAGCTTCACCCGCGTGCATCTCAAACCCAATCTGTTGGTGGGCGGCTACGGACAGTTCAGCTACCACTTCAACTACTGGGGCCCCGTGGGCGTGAACCGCGACACCCATGTCCTGGTGCGCAAAATGGACAAGGTCGAATTCTGATAACCCGCAAACACTACGACGATGAACGTCAGATCACAGGTATCCATGGTGTTCCACCTCGATAAGTGCATCGGGTGCCACACCTGTTCCGTCGCCTGCAAGAACATCTGGACCGACCGCAGAGGCGCAGAATACATGTGGTGGAACAACGTGGAGACCAAACCCGGCACGGGTTATCCCACCAAATGGGAGAACCAGGACATTTATCAAGGCGGCTGGGTGAAGGATGGCAACAGCGTTTCGCTGCGTGGCGCCGGCAAGCTCAAGGGCCTCAAGAACATCTTCCACAACCCGGCCATGCCGGTGCTGGAGGACTACTACGAGCCTTGGACCTACAAGTACAGCGACCTCTTCACCGCGCCCGAAGGCGACGACCAGCCCACCGCGCGCGCCGTTTCGCTGGTGACCGGTGAGCCCATGGACGTGCAGGCCGGCCCGAACTGGGACGATGACATGGGCGGATCGCCCGACTACGCCCGGCAGGACGTGAACTTCAAGGACCTGAGCCCCGCCGAGCAGGAGAGCCTGTTCCAGTTGGAGCGCATGACCTTCCACTACCTGCCGCGCATCTGCAACCACTGCCTCAACCCGGCCTGCGTGGGCAGCTGCCCTTCGGGCGCCCTTTACAAGCGCGGCGAGGACGGCGTGGTGCTGATCAACCAGGAGCGTTGCCGCGCCTGGCGCATGTGCGTGACCGCCTGCCCCTACAAGAAGAGCTACTACAACTGGAACACCGGCAAGAGCGAGAAGTGCATCCTGTGCTATCCCCGCCTGGAAAGCGGACAGGCGCCTGCCTGCATGCACAGCTGCGTGGGCCGCATCCGCTACCTCGGCGTGATGCTCTACGATGCCGACCGCATTCACGAGGTCGCCAGCGCCGACGAGAAGAACCTGTTGGACCTGCAACTGGGCATGTACCTGGACCCCTTCGATGAGAACGTGATGGCCGCCGCGCGCGCCAACGGCGTGGCCGAGAGCACCCTCCGCGCCGCGCAGCTCAGCCCGGTGTACAAGTTCGTGAAGGAGTGGGGCATCGCGCTGCCGCTGCACCCGGAGTTCCGCACCATCCCTAACCTGTTCTACGTGCCGCCCATGCTGCCCGCCATGGCCAGCGTGGACGCCGACGGCGTGTACGACAGCACCACCAAGAGCCTCTGGGGCGGTGTGGAGACCGCACGTCTTCCGATGAAATACCTCGCCAGCCTCTTCACCGCAGGCGATGAGGAGAAAGTGCGCAACGTGCTGCGCAAGCTGCTCGCCGTGAAGATCCACCGCCGCGATGCCACCGTGGGCGACCTGCCCAAGGAGGAAGTGGAAGAAGCGCTGAGCAACGGCCGCACGAGCGGCTCAGAGGCCGATGCCATCTTCCGCCTCACCAGCCTGGCCACCTTCAACGAGCGCTTCGTGATCCCGCCCGCGCACCGCGAGGAGAGCATCGAGATGATGGAGGCCACCGCCGATGCCAAGGGCGAGACCGGCTTCGGCTTCAAAATGCGCCCGGCACGCGGCATCTGAGCCATGGACGACCTGGCCAAATACAAGCTCTTCGCCCCGCTGGTGGCCTACCCCGGTGCGGACCTGCACAAGGCCGTGGACGCCTGTTGCGTCATGCTGCGCCATTATTGCCCGGCAGCTGAGAACACCTTGGAGCCTTTCGCCCAATGGGTGGCAGCCACACCGCTGCACGACCAAGAGGAGGTGTACACCCGCACCTTTCACATACAGGCCATCTGCTACTTGGACCTTGGCTTCGTGATCTTCGGCGAAGACTATAAGCGCGGCGAGTTCCTGGTGAACATGAAGCGCGAGCAGGCGCAGGCCGGCAACGAATGCGGCGACGAACTGCCCGACAACCTGGTGAACGTGCTGAACCTGCTGCCCCTGCTGAAGGACCGGCAGCTGGTGAACGACCTATGCGGCCGTGTGATGATCCCCGCCCTGCGCAAGATGCTCGTGGAGTTCGAGAGCTCGCGCATGGCGCTGCGCGAGCGAATGCTGGAGCGCAAGCACAACGCCATCATCCTGCAGGGACGGCCTGACCAGAACGTGTACGCCAACGTGCTGCAGGCCCTGCTGCAGCTCTTGCTCGTCGAATTCGAGGAGAAGACGGTGCAGGGACCCTCCATGTCCCAGGCCTTCCTCTCCGGCGCCGCCTCCTGCGGCACCTGCGCCACCCATACACAACCCCAGCAAAAATCCGCCTGAGCCATGCTTTTGCTTCAAATGGACCCTTCAAAGGACCTCGTGACCTTGGTCGTGCTCTTCCTCGTGGCCCTCTTCCTGATCTTCGGGCTGCCCATCATCCTGCGCGCGAGGCGCATGGCCGCTGAACTGGGACCCATGGTGGGCGAACAGCCCACCAACTATCCGCAAGTCTTCTTCATCATGCTCGGCGTGGCCATCGCCGTCACCTACGGCCTGAAGACGGGCTGGGAAGGGAACATTCCCGTGCTCAACACGTTCAGCTTCCTGGTCCTGCCCTACCTGGCACTGATCATCTTCCTCATCGGCTCCATTTACCGCTACACCAACCGAGGCTTCCAGGTGTCGTCGCTCTCCAGCAATTTCCTGGAGCGCAAGAAGCTCTTCTGGGGCAGCCAGCCCTTCCACTACGGCTTGCTCTTCCTCTTCTTCGGGCACCTCATCGCCTTCCTTTTCCCGGCTTCGGTGATCGCCTGGAACGGATCACCAGTACGGCTCATGATCCTGGAGATGTCCGCTTTCGCCTTCGGGCTGTCCGCCCTGCTGGGCCTGGTGCTGCTAATGCGTCGCCGCTTCAGCAGCCGCCGCGTGCTGATGGTGACCAATAAGATGGACATGCTGGTGTACGTCGTGCTGGTGACGCAGATCATCACCGGTCTGGCCGTGGCCTACTTCGACCGCTGGGGCTCCTCTTGGTTCGCTTCCGCCCTCACGCCGTACCTACGCTCGCTCTTCGCCCTTAATCCCGACATCGCGGCGGTGAGCGCCATGCCTTGGACCGTGAAGATCCACATCTTCTCGGCCTATTTCATCATCGCCATCATCCCCTTCACGCGCTTCATGCACTTCCTGGTGGCACCCATCGACTACATCTGGCGCGGCTACCAGCTGGTGATCTGGAACTGGAACCGACGCCACATCCGCAACGCGCAGGCCTGGCACATGGGCCACCGCGCGCGCAACCACTGAGCACCGCGCCGCCGGATCAGCGGCCAGCCCGTCAGAGGCCGCCTTCGTGTGCGAAGGCGGCCTCTGGCTTCCTCCGCACCTGCGCGGCTTCGCCCCCGGCATGCGACGCACATCGCCGAAATGGAGCACTGGATAAGGGACCTTTGCAGCGACGACAACACGGCCATCGCATGAACACCACCACGAGCTACTTCATGTCCCGCCATGTGGCCGATACCGACATGGCCGCTCTGAAGGATCGCATCACCGGCGCGCTGGCCAAGGAGGGCTTCGGCGTGCTCACCGAGATCGACGTCCGGGCCACCATGAAGAAGAAGCTGGAAAAGGACGTGGAACCTCACCTGATCCTGGGCGCCTGCAACCCACATTTCGCCTTTGAGGTGCTCGGCATCGATCCGCATATCAGCACCATGCTGCCCTGCAACGTCACGCTGCGCCAGTTGCCCGATGGGAGCCACGAGGTGGCCGCGATCGACCCCGTAGCCGCCATGGGCGCGATGGGCAACCCCGCTATCGCACAGGTGGCCGCACGCGTGCGCGAGGCCCTGCAGCGCGTGATCGACAGCATGTGATGGTCTGAAGTGCCTGGCGAGGATCATGGAAGAGCCGATATCGAACCGCATGCGTGAAGCGATCCTCCAGCGGCTCCATGAGCGGCCTCGGTGTTTTCCGCTCCGCGCTCCTCTCGACCCCTCAGCGCAAGCTGTCCTTACCCCCCCCTGCCATATCACGCCAACCGAGATCGCCACAAGCACATGAGCACGCACAGCTACAACGTTTCCGTGACTTGGGAACAGGGACGCCAAGGCCGCCTCACCTCGCCGGAGATCCCCGGCTCGCTCGAAGTGGTCACCCCGCCGCAATTCCCTGGTGGCGTGCCGGAGAAATGATCGCCTGAGCACCTCTATACCGCCTCCGCCGTCTCCTGCTTCATGACCACCTTCCTGGCCATCGCCGAGTACTCCAAGTTCAACTTCTTGGGATTGCGCGCTGATGCGGAAGGCATCCTGGACAAGGAGGAGGGCAAGTTCCGTATGACCGCCATCGTGCTCAAGCCCGTGCCGCGCATTGGCGATGAACAGGAACGCGAGAAGGGCCTGCGGATCCTGGAGAAAGCCAAAGCCGCCTGCTTGATCTCGAATTCCACGCACACCAGCGTGACCATGGAGCCCGTCGTACAGGTCGTGGGGGAACAGGGAGGGAGGATGTGAGGCTGGACCTCGATGCAGGTCGCGAGGCCAGCACGGCATCGGAGCGATTCCGCAATCCGATCACCGTGCGCGCAGGAGGGCGCCGATCGGTGCGCGCGGCGCGGTGCACGGGCATGCGGAGGATGCTGGCAACGAACCGCTGCCTCCGGCATGCGGGACTTCTAGAGCGGCTCGAAATGCGCCGTGAAATGCCGGAGGAACTTCGGTTCCTTGATGATGCGATAGCCGCGAACCTTTTCCCGCGTGCGCATGATCTCCTCGAAGGTCTCGGCCACGTACTCCATGTGGCTTTGGGTGTATACGCGGCGCGGGATGGCGAGGCGCACGAGCTCCATGGGTGAGGGTTTCAGCGAGCCATCGGGCAGGTAGGTGCCGAACATGACGGAGCCGATCTCCACGCTGCGGATGCCGCCCAGCTTGTACAGCTCGCACACGAGGGCCTGGCCGGGGTACTGCGGCGGCGGGATGTGCGGATAGAGGGCCTTGGCATCGATGTACACCGCGTGGCCGCCGATGGGGCGCATGAGAGGTACGCCCAGCGCATGCAGCTTCTCGCCCACGAATGTGGTGCTGCGAATGCGGTAGTCGAGGTAGTGTGGATCGAACACTTCTTCAAGACCGGTGGCGATGGCCTCCATGTCGCGGCCGCTGAGCCCGCCGTAGGTGGTGAAGCCCTCGGTGATGATCAGCAGGTTGGTGCAGGCCTCCGCCAGCGCGCCGTCGCGCAGGGCGAGGAAGCCGCCCATGTTCACCAGTGCGTCCTTCTTCGCGCTCATCACCGCGCCATCGGCCAGGGAGAACATGCGCTGCGCGATGTGGTGGTAGGCGAGGCCTTCCATGCCTTCCTCGCGATGCTTCACGAACCAGCTGTTCTCGGCGATCCGGCAGCAGTCGAGCAGGAAGAGCGCGCCGTGCTTGCGACAGGCCGCTGCGACCTCCACCGCATTGCGCATGCTCACCGGCTGGCCGCCCCCACTGTTGTTCGTCACGGTGAGGATCACCGCGCCGATGTGGTCCTTGTGCTGATCCAACAACGCTTCCAGCGCGGCCACGTCCATGTTGCCCTTGAAGGGATGTTCCCGCGCGGGGTCCCTGCCCTCGGCGATGGGGATGTCTATCGCGGTGGCACCGGTGAACTCGATGTTGGCGCGCGTGGTATCGAAGTGCGTGTTGCTGATGAAGACCTTGCCCGGCCCGCCGAGGTGGCCATAGATGATGCGCTCCGCGGCGCGGCCCTGGTGCGTGGGCAGCACGTGGTCCATGCCGGTGAGTTCCTGCACGGCCTGCTGCATGCGCTCCCACGAGCGGGAGCCCGCGTACGCCTCGTCGCCCTCCATCACGCCGGCCCATTGGTGCGCGCTCATGGCGCTGGTGCCGCTGTCGGTCATCAGGTCGATGATCACGTCGCGCGAGCGCAGCAGGAAGGGGTTGTAGTGCGCTGCCCTCAGCTGCTCCACGCGCTCCGCTTCCGTACTGATGCCGATGGGCTCGACGCTCTTGATGCGGAAGGGCTCGATGATGGTGCGGTGTTTCATGCGGGCAACGGCTCGAACCGCGCTTGGAAGAAGCGCAAGTACTTCGGCTCGTAGGTCATCTTCAAGCCGGTGATGTTGCTGCGGCGTTCGTACACGCGTTGCACGCTTTCGGCCACAACGTCCATATGGGCCTGGGTGTACACGCGGCGGGGGATGGTGAGCCGCACCAGTTCCAGTTCGGGGTAGCAGTGATCGCCGGTGGTCTTGTCGCGGCCAGCGCTGACGATGCCGCGCTCCATGGCGCGCACACCGCTGTCGACATAAAGCTCGGCGGCGAGGGCCTGCGCAGGGAAGGCGGTCTGCGGTAAGTGTGGCAGGAAGGCCTTCGCATCGAGGAAGATGCCATGCGTGCCTACGGGCCGTACAATGGGGATGCCCATGTCGATGAGCTTCTGTCCGAGGTAGAACACCTGTCCCACCCGCGCACGGATGTGGTCGTCCTGCACGCTCTCTTCGATGCCGATGGCCATGGCCTCCATGTCGCGACCGGCAAGGCCACCATAGGTGTGCAGGCCCTCATAGATCACCACCAGGTTGCGCGCCTCCTCGAACACGTCCCACTCGTTCGTGGCCATGAAGCCGCCGATGTTCACCAGCGCGTCCTTCTTCGCGCTCATGGTGGCGCCGTCGGTGAGCGAGCAGATCTCCAGCACGAGCTCCGCCACGCTGCGGCCGCCCTGCCCCTCCTCCAGCTGCTGGATCATGTAGGCGTTCTCGGCCACGCGCGTCATGTCGTGGATGATGCGGATGCCGTGCCTGCTCGTCAGTTCGCGCAGTGCCTTCAAGTTGGCGAGCGAGATGGGCTGCCCGCCGGCCATGTTCACCGTGGTGGCGATGGAGACATAGGGGATCTTTGTCGCGCCGTGTTCGTCGATGACGCGCTGCAGCTTGGCGAGGTCCACGTTGCCCTTGAAGGGGAAGTCGCTCTTCGGGTCGTGGGCCTCGTCCACGATGATGTCCACGAAGCTGCCGCCCGCCAGTTCCTGGTGGAGCTTGGTGGTGGTGAAGTACATGTTGCCGGGCACGATGTCGCCGGGCTTGATGAGGATCTGTGAGAGGATGTTCTCCGCACCGCGCCCCTGGTGGGTGGGGATGAGGTACTTGTAGCCGTAGTACTTGCGCACGGACTCCTCCAGGTGGTAGTAGTTGCGGCTGCCGGCGTACGCTTCATCACCCAGCATGAGCCCGGCCCACTGGCGGTCGCTCATGGCGCTTGTGCCGCTGTCCGTGAGCAGGTCGATGTAGACCAGCTCGGAGGGTAGCAGGAAGGTGTTATGACCCGCTTCTTCGATCGCCTTCACGCGCTGTTCACGCGTGGTCATGAAAAGCGGTTCGACCATCTTGATCTTGAAGGGCTCCGCCCAGGATGTCTTGCGCATCGTGTATCGTTCGTGTTCGGTCATTCTCACACCACAGGTCGGGCCTCGGGAAGGAGCAGCGTTCGTAACTCCTCGGCCTGATGCTCCAACGCGGTCCTGAACCGTTCGGCATCCGCTGCCGCGTCAGCGAAGGCGGTCTGCACCAGACCGCCATAGTGCCGGATGCCTTCCAGCAGGTTGTCCCGGAAGGTGCTGAGGCGGCGGCGCTGCTTCGCGTTCATCTCGTTGGCGCAGCGTTCCAGCTCACGCTTGTAGTGGTCCACGTACAAGCCCAGTTCCTTGATGAACATGTGGGGGCGCTCCACACCGGCCAGCAGGTCGGTGCGCCCGTAGATGTGGTCGACCATGGTGCGCAAGGACACCACCTTGCTGAAGTACGCCGTGTTGGGCCCCGGGCAGATGGCCACGGCCTCCAGCTTGTGGGCCGGGGAAAGTCCGGCCTTCAACAGCGCACCGGCGCCCAGGCCTTCGCACAGGCAATCCCTGTCGGTGACGGCCGCCTCTTCGCGGGCCAGCGCGATGGGATCGGTGATGGTGGCGCGCAGTTGCTGCAGCTTGAGGTGCTGGTACTGGCGCGAGGCCGTGCAGATCGGTCGCTCGGTGAACTCGGTGTTGCTGCTGAGGAAATCCTTGTAGCAAGGCCCACCCGGTCTCCCTTTGGCAAGACGGGACTTCCGCTGCTGCTCGGAGCTGCTCGGTCGGAAGTTGTGGAAAGGCACGCCCAGCGGCGAAGCGTTGCTGAGGAAGAAGTCCTCGGGACGCGCGTGGGTGAGCTGCTGCAGGGTGGCATCGTCCACGTTGGTGACCTCGGGGACCAGCAGGAAGGGACTGCCCCACCCGGTGCCGTCCACCCCGTAGTGCTCGAGAAGGAAGCGGTCCTCCGCGGCGGTGCCGATGCCACCTTGGGCGGTGACGCGTTGCGGAGGCTGTTCACGGAACCCCTGCTTTCCCAGACCTGCCAGCATCTCGTTGCAGGTGGTGAACAGTTCCTGGGCCAGTGCACTGCGGTGATCGGCGAAGTCCTGCAGGATCGGTCCCATCAACAAGCCATCCGTCGCAAAGGCATGCCCGCCGCAGTTGAGGCCCGATTCGATCCGGAACTCGGATACCCACACGCCTTTCTTTGCGAGCAGCCTCCCCTGCACCTGGGCTGAGCGCAGGTCGCTCACCTTGAGGATGACCTGCTTGCGCAACCGGCCTTCCGCATCGGGCAGGAAGTCGGCGAACTGCGCGACGTAGTTGTACAACCTGGGGTTGTAACCCGCGCTGAGCACGATCCCGGAGCGGAGCGTGCTGTTGGCGAAACCGCGGAAGGCGGCCATGGCATCGCAGAACTCGTCGGGCAGGGGCAGTCCATCCGGCCCGTAATTCGTGGGATCGATCTTGGCCATGATGTTCACATCGATCGCACCCGGCGTGATGCGTGCGCGCAACGCCTCCTCCGCGGCTTCTCGTTCAGCCCCGGGCGCCATGGCCATCACCTCACGGTAGCGCTCCTGCACGGGGGAACCCGGCGGCAGCAACTCGAAAAACAAGGCGCTCTCCGATCCGGATGCAAGTGGCGTGCGCCGCACACGCTCCGTGTTCCGGTCCACCAGCCGCTGCAACAGGTCGAGGTAAGCGGTGATCCGGCGCGCGCGATGGTCTTGCGAGGGCTTTTTGATCTCTTCGAACGGCTCGCCGCTCAGCCGACAATGATGCTCACGCATGCGCTCCACCAGTTCGTCCTCGATGATGGAAACGACCGACGAGATGCCGAGATGCGCCACCTTCAGCGGCGTATCGATCGTATAGCCCAACCCCATTACCGGGATGTGGAATGAATGCGGGCTGCAGGATGGTTGTGACACAAGGGCGAAGGTCCGGCCGAGTTCCACTGCGAAGACTGACGAGCATCATGCGCGGTCATTGGACGCTGGACTCACTTTGGCTCCATGAAGGAGCGCTTGATCTCCGGTAATGCGCTGATCGCTACGGTGCTCTTGTTCGGCTGTGGAGACGGGAAGGTGCTGGAGCATCAGCATGATGGAACGGCGCATGACAGCTCGACCGCTGCGGTCGACAGCCTGCGCTGGCAGGCCAACCCCGAGACCACGGAGGGCATCCGCAGCATGCAGGCACTGGTGGAAGGACTGTCCAGGAACGGGTTGAGCGGGATACAGTTGCGCGATTCCCTCGACGCCCGCCTGGCCATGATCTTCGAGCGTTGCACGATGGATGGTGAGGCCCATGAGGCATTGCATGCCTACCTGCTGCCGCTGATGGGCATGATCAAGCGACTGCCCGATACGCCGAGCGAGGCGCATGTGGACAGTTTGCGGACGCACCTGCACCACTACGGGGAGGTGTTCTACTGAACGGCGATCCGCATGACGCGGAGGACCGTTCGCAGCGTTGTTCCGGTCGATCGCCCCTCGATCGGTCCAAGCCTGATGCCTGTCATGCGATAGCCGCGGTGCCACCGGGCAATTTCGGCGAGCGTGCAATGAACCCTCGGCGTTGATCGACCAACGCCGGTCGGCAGTTCTCCGCTCGCCTCGCGATGACCGACCGTCCGGTGCTCCGCTGGCTGATGCAGCCGCGCAATTGGTGGATCCCCCTGCTGGCGATCTTCCTCGTGAGCGCCGCCGGGGTCACTTGGATCGCCCGTCAGGCTTACACGGATGCGCCTCCTATCGCGGACATGATCGGGCCCGACGGTAGTGTGGTCGTCACGGGTGAACGTATCCGCGATGGCCAGGAGGTCTTCCTGAAGTATGCGCTCATGGAGTACGGCAGCATGTTCGGCGACGGCGCGGGCCGAGGGCCGGACTTCACTGCCGAGGCGCTGCACCTTACCGCAGGCTTCATGCGCGAGCACTATGCGGCCGTTCGTGAAGCCGCGCAGCACGTACCGCCGGACGAATTCGAGCAGCAGGCGATCGCCGAACGCGTGAAGCGCGAACTGAAGGCTTCGGCCTACGATGCGGAGCGAGGCGTTCTTCCACTGAACGCCGCGCAGGTGAACGCCATGGAACAGCTACGCATGCACACGCTCGCGCGCTTCACCACCGATGCGAGGACAGGTTCCTTCCCGCCGCCGGGCTTCATTTCCGATCCCACCGAACTGCGCGCCCTGAGCGACTTCTTCTTCTGGGGCGGCTGGGTGTGCGCCGCCCAACGCCCCGGCGAGACCTTCAGCTATACCCACAACTGGCCGTACGACACCGAAGCGGGCAACATCCCCACCGGGCCCGTGATGTGGTGGAGCGTGATCGGCGTGCTCGGCTTCATCCTCGGCCTCGGCACCGTGCTGTATGTCTACGGGCAGTTCGACAGCCTGTCCGAGGAACAGCTTGCCGCCGGTTCGGGTGAGCAGATGAGCGTTTCGTTCGTCAACGCGTTCCAGCCGGGTCCGCTGCAACGCGCCACCTTCAAGTTCTTCTTCGCTGCGGCGCTCGTCTTCGTGGTGCAGGTGCTCAGCGGCGCCATCACCATCACCGCTTTCACCGACTACCTGCGCGTCGCCGGGATCGACGTCTCCGGTCTGCTGCCACTGGTGGTCTCGCGCAGCTGGCACCTTTCGC
Proteins encoded in this region:
- the narH gene encoding nitrate reductase subunit beta: MNVRSQVSMVFHLDKCIGCHTCSVACKNIWTDRRGAEYMWWNNVETKPGTGYPTKWENQDIYQGGWVKDGNSVSLRGAGKLKGLKNIFHNPAMPVLEDYYEPWTYKYSDLFTAPEGDDQPTARAVSLVTGEPMDVQAGPNWDDDMGGSPDYARQDVNFKDLSPAEQESLFQLERMTFHYLPRICNHCLNPACVGSCPSGALYKRGEDGVVLINQERCRAWRMCVTACPYKKSYYNWNTGKSEKCILCYPRLESGQAPACMHSCVGRIRYLGVMLYDADRIHEVASADEKNLLDLQLGMYLDPFDENVMAAARANGVAESTLRAAQLSPVYKFVKEWGIALPLHPEFRTIPNLFYVPPMLPAMASVDADGVYDSTTKSLWGGVETARLPMKYLASLFTAGDEEKVRNVLRKLLAVKIHRRDATVGDLPKEEVEEALSNGRTSGSEADAIFRLTSLATFNERFVIPPAHREESIEMMEATADAKGETGFGFKMRPARGI
- the narI gene encoding respiratory nitrate reductase subunit gamma — protein: MDPSKDLVTLVVLFLVALFLIFGLPIILRARRMAAELGPMVGEQPTNYPQVFFIMLGVAIAVTYGLKTGWEGNIPVLNTFSFLVLPYLALIIFLIGSIYRYTNRGFQVSSLSSNFLERKKLFWGSQPFHYGLLFLFFGHLIAFLFPASVIAWNGSPVRLMILEMSAFAFGLSALLGLVLLMRRRFSSRRVLMVTNKMDMLVYVVLVTQIITGLAVAYFDRWGSSWFASALTPYLRSLFALNPDIAAVSAMPWTVKIHIFSAYFIIAIIPFTRFMHFLVAPIDYIWRGYQLVIWNWNRRHIRNAQAWHMGHRARNH
- a CDS encoding DUF302 domain-containing protein, with translation MNTTTSYFMSRHVADTDMAALKDRITGALAKEGFGVLTEIDVRATMKKKLEKDVEPHLILGACNPHFAFEVLGIDPHISTMLPCNVTLRQLPDGSHEVAAIDPVAAMGAMGNPAIAQVAARVREALQRVIDSM
- a CDS encoding tryptophanase, producing MKHRTIIEPFRIKSVEPIGISTEAERVEQLRAAHYNPFLLRSRDVIIDLMTDSGTSAMSAHQWAGVMEGDEAYAGSRSWERMQQAVQELTGMDHVLPTHQGRAAERIIYGHLGGPGKVFISNTHFDTTRANIEFTGATAIDIPIAEGRDPAREHPFKGNMDVAALEALLDQHKDHIGAVILTVTNNSGGGQPVSMRNAVEVAAACRKHGALFLLDCCRIAENSWFVKHREEGMEGLAYHHIAQRMFSLADGAVMSAKKDALVNMGGFLALRDGALAEACTNLLIITEGFTTYGGLSGRDMEAIATGLEEVFDPHYLDYRIRSTTFVGEKLHALGVPLMRPIGGHAVYIDAKALYPHIPPPQYPGQALVCELYKLGGIRSVEIGSVMFGTYLPDGSLKPSPMELVRLAIPRRVYTQSHMEYVAETFEEIMRTREKVRGYRIIKEPKFLRHFTAHFEPL
- a CDS encoding tyrosine phenol-lyase, which encodes MTEHERYTMRKTSWAEPFKIKMVEPLFMTTREQRVKAIEEAGHNTFLLPSELVYIDLLTDSGTSAMSDRQWAGLMLGDEAYAGSRNYYHLEESVRKYYGYKYLIPTHQGRGAENILSQILIKPGDIVPGNMYFTTTKLHQELAGGSFVDIIVDEAHDPKSDFPFKGNVDLAKLQRVIDEHGATKIPYVSIATTVNMAGGQPISLANLKALRELTSRHGIRIIHDMTRVAENAYMIQQLEEGQGGRSVAELVLEICSLTDGATMSAKKDALVNIGGFMATNEWDVFEEARNLVVIYEGLHTYGGLAGRDMEAMAIGIEESVQDDHIRARVGQVFYLGQKLIDMGIPIVRPVGTHGIFLDAKAFLPHLPQTAFPAQALAAELYVDSGVRAMERGIVSAGRDKTTGDHCYPELELVRLTIPRRVYTQAHMDVVAESVQRVYERRSNITGLKMTYEPKYLRFFQARFEPLPA